The following nucleotide sequence is from Diospyros lotus cultivar Yz01 chromosome 3, ASM1463336v1, whole genome shotgun sequence.
AGATCCTGTATGTTTTTGAGCTTTTAAGAACTGATGTTTGGAAattcaaattataatattaaatctaaaatgagagagtgagagtgtaCTAACAGTTGAATTAGTATCCAaccaatatttatttttaatgaataaataaatgcgtaaagaaaacatttaagttgctttaaactaattaaatcgAGGGAGCTGGCTTTAAATGCATGATTCATCAACATTAATTGTTGTTTAGCTGCAACAAGACACTGCCTTGGAGTTAAAACGTGGAGAAACGAGGCATAACAACTAGGCGGGCATTAACGCCAAGGATTATCGCTTCATTAACTTGGAGAAAAATTTCTTGTACAAAAGTATGAAAAATTATGTCCAGGAATCTGTTCCTAACAGTGACAACCGAGTTGGCATCCTGAACAATGAAAATGAGGTCCATTTTCTTGGcaacaaacagaaaaaaaaaaaaaaaaagaagagagagagagaaagagaaaatgaggtcCATTTGGACCTGCTGGATTATTGGTTCTCTATGCAACTGTTGCCAATGGGGCCTCAGTCTTGGTCATCTACTTCATGGAAGGGGAGTGGAACTGTTTTCACTGCCCTGAACTTTCCGGCATTGTTTAGATGCTCATTTTCCAACCTGGGAAAAAGTTCCATTCTCATGGATTAGATCCACTGCTGATGGGGATTTGAAGTAAAACAGAGTTaggttgtctcatttttattttacctGAAGAAATTCCAATGCCCTCTTCTGACAACTTCCAGGGCTGCTAAAAATAGCCCTGTCACTCTGTAATCAACGCTGCCGAAACTCGAATGCAGAATGGTTTGTAACCAAGCCAGCCTCAGAATAAGGTTCAGTCCCTGCAAGCCATGCATAGAGTTTGGTTCACACCACCTTTCAGATTGAAAGAAATTATGCAATAATAATAGATGTAAAGGAAGCATCAGTTGGCTTTGGTTCTCTTTCTTAGTTATTGCCATAGTTTTTCTTGGGAAGGAAAGCAGATTGCTTGGAATCACAGATAAAAAAGATATGCGTTATTCCTTCCAGACAGCCCCAGAAGACTAAGAAGAAGAACAATTTATATACCATAGAGAAGAAGTAAATGAACTTTCGGCGAAGAATTAATTCATTCCTTAACCAGGGGTTCTTGGAATGAAACTGGAGCAAGCCCCAATCTTTTACAAAGTCCCAGTACAATTGATAAACCGTTGCAGCGCTAGACGTGATCACAACTAGACAAAGCCATCCCATGGTCCTGTCCTTCTCATAGGCCACCTTGGCTCCTGCAGCCAACATTGCTGATACGTACTTCCCCAGATTGATCAGATGGCTCATTTGGCCTTCATCAAACCATCGCCTCGCGCACTGAAAAGCCAAATCCGGAAAAGTTTTGATCAGAATTCGTCGTCATCTAGGGAAAGGAAAGGATGAAAAAACAAGAGATCGCTTCAGGGAGAGAGCTTAAACTAAACCTGCATGGCTCTCCAGTAATAAGGTAGGAAGGAAACTGCATAAGCAAGATCTCTGTAATATTTGGTTCTCATGCAATATCCATAATCCTGAGTTTTGTAGCTGCCTGTTATGTAGTAGCATGCTACGTATTCGAGGTTTCTGAGCAGCGGCACCTATTGAACAAGAAACAAAAGTCAGTTCAATGCAAAATTTAGATataatcttcttttctttttattttttttaagcctTTATTTTGCTAGCTGGTGCTTTGGCTCACCTGGCTACAAAGTTGATCGGCCATGAAGAAGTCCAGCATGACAACCTGCAGGGGCAGAAAACTAATTATCATTAAGATGATTTATCAATAGAATAATTCATTCACTGGTTCCAGAAATTGGTAAAACATTAATACCTTGTAGAAAGGTGAAAGAACAATGTTTCTGATCACACATAGGAAACGATACCGGCTCGATTTGTAGAAAATGTTGAAGGGGCACACCAGCAACAGCAAGAAGATCTGTGCgcattaaatgaaattttatttactatGACTAGGTGAAGAGGCAAATGATATCCATCAGAATGCTTCCAGAGCACTATAAAGGTTTATAACTGCAATTTTCTGAATAATATGCTGTAACATGGGCAATTACCAGTAACAGAAAGGCTGGGATTGCTTGAACTTGAGCATAAGAATATCCTTTAGCCACAAGCCATAGATGAACAAACAAAACCCCCATTACAGCAGTCATCGTTGTGGTGCAAATCAAGAACACATCTCTATATTTAAGCTCTTTTGTTGGGGCTAGCTCAAAGATGAAGCTATAATTTATGCGTGTCTTCCTCCACATGAAAATGTTGCATCCGTACAAAAAGAAATGTAGAAACAATAGGCTGAACATGCTGCAAGCAAGAGAACTCTGTCATGTTGctatatatcaaaacaaattaaaactcCGATTATTATGAATCAAATTAGGGACTAGGAATATGAAAGGGGGTGTTTACCTCAGCACGGGGTAAACAGTTTCCATATAGACCGTGTCAGATTTTGACCTATACATCCCGGCAATATGGGCCATGATGACATATCCAACAAACATTGCAATGAAACATCCAGTGAATAGCCCTGGTCAGATAATTAAACATGTAAATCAGTAACTTTAATTCCTGAACCATGATAGCCAGTTaccaaaaaagagagaagaaatatCAAGACTGACTACTGTCGAAATTTTAATGTCTGCATAGGCGATCAACATATATAGCGACAATTAGCAAAATGTTAACTGGAATCAGGTTTGGAGGCAACACTGAACGTGTGgtattatgaaattattaacTTTTGTAACATAGTACAAGTTGAAATATGATGCATTTTGAGACTTCtcgattaaattaaaattagcgaAGATCGATGAAATGACAATATACACTTGCTGAACTTCTTATAGACGTATAATAGAAAATGCTAAATCCCACCTGCGAGTGCCGTATGAGAATAGGTTCTATTTTATTGTAGTTCATGCAACAGAACTTAATATACACTATTGAAACTATGTAACGCTGCCTTTTCTAGCGTCGGCAAGCTTATGATTTTAGAGCCATGTAGGGTCAGACTTGTAAAccaaataaaaatgtttatCATGGTCCTCGGCTTTATCATACAGCTAAAAGTGGACTTGTTATGGCCCTTTCGATTCATGCTCTTGTGCCTAGAGGGCCCgggttttctttttccttacaGTTTCCTTATGTGTTTACATGGTCAGAAAGTGAAGAATAGCTCAGAAATCTCCACTAGAAAAGTTAATTTAAAAGGAGACAATTAAGAAAGCTATCTTGGAGTCCTATTCCGTAATCAAAACTATGTGGAAGAACACTCACCAATGAAGAAGGTTACTGTATGCGAATCTTTGCGCTGAGTCGGTTTAAGGTATTTCATGGCCTTCCTTCTATCATCCTGAGCAAAGTGTTTGATAAAGATCTCCTCAACGTCATCTGCTAACTTCATAACCTGCAAATTCATGAAACTAATGATTCAACTGTTTTACAAGGTTGCACCCTATTTCAGTGTCAGACAAGCGTATCTTTTCTCCATCCACGCATATCTAAGGCCATCGATCCCTTGTGTGGAAATGCACTTTTAAGGGATGATGGCCACACAaaattgtccaagaataatcttGATCGTGGGATATCTGGTACCCCACATCCAATCATCCTCCAATCACAACACTGTGTCGAATATGATCCATGGCATACCTATACTTCATGGACACTAGATATTTTACTTATTAGCTTTTTGCGTTTAGTGATTTTTACCTTGTCTGAGCTGTTGAAGTAGGAGCTCTCCACCACTTTCAGATAAATGGGAAGGACTTGTTTGTTAGTGGCCTGAAGGAAACACAAAATAACGGAAAGTTGGTTCAAAAAGCAGACTATTATTGAAGTTTCACTGGCTGAAAGTTGCACTAACTACTTACTTTGTCgaatttcttcaaaatctttACGAAAGCAAGCATGTTCAAGTTCCTGAAATTGTAATTTAGCATTAACTTCTTTATTGTCCCACCAGTGACTATCAACTGAAGTTAAAACCAAGCTATTGGTTTTGGAGACTGAACCTGTAGGTTTTGAGGTAACCTAAGCCTTTATAGAGTTCGATGAAAGCCCCTCTAATCATCTTCTCTGCATGCCAAAGCTTGGTTTTATTGATGTGAAGCCTACTTCCTTCAGGACTACATTTCCTTGAGGACTGATTGACCAAATCATCCCACAGCAAGTAAGTGATTGCTGAGAATGCCCGCGATGGATTAGTCAAAGGGATGTTTATTCTCAAGGTTTTCCCTTGGCAGTTGAAAACCCGACCAGAAAGAGTCCTCATTTTCCCATCATCTCTTTTCATTCTCATCGATTGTCCCAACTCCTCTGTTTTTGTCAACTCCGTAAACTCTGCATCATTCTTGTCGAACTCGTCTTCTGTTCCATTGTCCTGGCCCTGATCTTGCTCTGTTTTGCCTCTGATTGACTCATCATCTGTGgccaaacaaaaatgaaaaagaaaatttaattgaaaaaattgatctACAGcaaggatgaaagaaaaattccatCCTACTTTGGAAAAATGATTGACCAATattatcttctttttcattAGCCGTATATAACTGCTGTAAGTGAAACTCAATAACGGATTGGCCTACTTCTTTAAGTTGACAATTACACGAAAACTGATACTTACTGCATGGAAATGGATAGAAAAGAATGTCATTTCTTCCATGCAGGATTTAGAATCATTATGGTTcgaaacaaaaaaatgaaactacGTCCACAAAATACACaagattcaaatatttttctttttttggttgttATGATTGAAGCAGAGGATTAGTTAAATACCGCATGAAATGGTGCCTGAAATGGAGTCCTCCTCCTTGGCTTCTTGAGAGGACGATCCTTTCTGGCGCTGCTGCTTGAGGGCAGTTTTGAGCTCAATGAGaatatccatttgtttcttcAAAGAGTCCCCTCTCTCGAGGAACTCCTTCTCTTTCACCCTGTAAAATTGGTTCACCTTGTTGAGCTGCAGGTCCAAACAAGCGAAAAACTCATTGGGTGCATCGGTGTCTGCAAATTGCTCGAGCAGTTCAGTCTCGTACATGTCCCCCTTACTTCCCGAGGATGCAAGTTTCGTGTGAACCTGATAAACACATGGAATCCCATTAGCCTTAAGAACAGAGGAAAAGAttcaaaaacatcaaaatatgCAAGCATTCCGAGAGTACTTGAATAACACCATGACCACGCTCTCTGTGTTGATGGCCAAATAAAGAGAGCTTTCTAATGGAGGAGATGATAGAGCTCTGCAAGGTGGTTTCATGTTGTTTGGTGTTAGTGTTGTTATTGTTCAAAAGATGGATCTTCTTGAGGTCCTTCTTGAGCTGCCAGTAGTCCACAAAGGCCTCTTTCCATTCAGGAATGAGCTGACCCTCAAACTGCTTGGAGAACTTCACCATCTTTCtcccttttctttatttaaaccaaaataaaagcaaaggaAGCGTTTTAAGATGTCTTCAAGTGTTTCCAAGTGAGCTGTGAGTGTTTTCCACAGAAGGCCACGCCCGCATTATATATGGAGGTGAGGGGGAGAAAAGGAATTTTATGACAGCACAATCTAGCTAAAAATATCCTAGGCATTTGTATTATCCTATATATGCTCCTCCCACTAGGTGTATATAGTGGCGAGGTTCGCCGGAAAATGACGAAACCGCCACCGGCATTGC
It contains:
- the LOC127796423 gene encoding phosphate transporter PHO1 homolog 1, translating into MVKFSKQFEGQLIPEWKEAFVDYWQLKKDLKKIHLLNNNNTNTKQHETTLQSSIISSIRKLSLFGHQHRERGHGVIQVHTKLASSGSKGDMYETELLEQFADTDAPNEFFACLDLQLNKVNQFYRVKEKEFLERGDSLKKQMDILIELKTALKQQRQKGSSSQEAKEEDSISGTISCDDESIRGKTEQDQGQDNGTEDEFDKNDAEFTELTKTEELGQSMRMKRDDGKMRTLSGRVFNCQGKTLRINIPLTNPSRAFSAITYLLWDDLVNQSSRKCSPEGSRLHINKTKLWHAEKMIRGAFIELYKGLGYLKTYRNLNMLAFVKILKKFDKATNKQVLPIYLKVVESSYFNSSDKVMKLADDVEEIFIKHFAQDDRRKAMKYLKPTQRKDSHTVTFFIGLFTGCFIAMFVGYVIMAHIAGMYRSKSDTVYMETVYPVLSMFSLLFLHFFLYGCNIFMWRKTRINYSFIFELAPTKELKYRDVFLICTTTMTAVMGVLFVHLWLVAKGYSYAQVQAIPAFLLLIFLLLLVCPFNIFYKSSRYRFLCVIRNIVLSPFYKVVMLDFFMADQLCSQVPLLRNLEYVACYYITGSYKTQDYGYCMRTKYYRDLAYAVSFLPYYWRAMQCARRWFDEGQMSHLINLGKYVSAMLAAGAKVAYEKDRTMGWLCLVVITSSAATVYQLYWDFVKDWGLLQFHSKNPWLRNELILRRKFIYFFSMGLNLILRLAWLQTILHSSFGSVDYRVTGLFLAALEVVRRGHWNFFRLENEHLNNAGKFRAVKTVPLPFHEVDDQD